The Lycium ferocissimum isolate CSIRO_LF1 unplaced genomic scaffold, AGI_CSIRO_Lferr_CH_V1 ctg8568, whole genome shotgun sequence DNA segment cgaaaaccaatgatatttattgtttactaaATATGAAGCTTTTAAACAAGTTACTCATCCGTTACAACAGATAatgcacttgttgcaacatattatgaacttgttgcaacaactaacaCATCTGTTGCAGTTTAAAGATTACAAACTTGTTGCAACGAGATGGTTTAGTTGttgcaatttcttcaacaattgaaagatttgttACAACAACTgactaatctgttgcaacagatcacaaacttgttgcaacagattatcaacttgttgcaacttctaaAACAGCAGTTAGATTTATCGCAACAACTAACCTATATGTTGCAACAATCGAACCATAGATTTCGTTGCAACAAATTTAcatcttgttgcaacaactgactcatttgttgcaacatattacaaacttgttgcaacagatgggTTGGtcgttgcaacttcttcaacaacagTTAGATTTGTCGCAACAATCGacccatatgttgcaacaatcgaaccatctgttgcaacagattaacaacttgttgcaacaacttactcatccGTTGCAACATATTAAAAAcatgttgcaacttcttcaacagcTGTTAGATTTTGTGACTTGTTTAAAACTACTGAAACCACTGAACATAATATATTGAACACAACTTAAATAATGAACAcctaatatatacttaataaAATGTCTTAGAAAAGTACTGAACacctaatatatacttaaattacataatgtcataaaaaaaaactcctaatatatacttaaattGTTCAAAGCCACATTTTGGCTCCAAAAAACGCAAAATCAATGAATCGTTTATCAACCCATCTTAGGGCTCCAACACCTTTTCAATGATACCTAATGCCCATCTCCATTGCATCCTCCCTACAGAGTTGTCGCTGATTAGACTTTCGGGTTTTGTCACAGTTGTGCCGGTAAGCAAAGCCTCTATAAAAGCAATTGACCACGAACCACATGCCTTACTAGTGACATTGCGGGGGAGATTTTGTAGCCTATTGAATTCCCACGATTCATTGAGTAACTTTGCAAGCAAGTGTGCGAACATTCCACTCTGTTGCAATAACTTGGGCCACAATTCCATTACCGACTCCATGAAACAAAAGAAATCGATTCTTCATAGACAGGAACGTTGCAGTCATACACATTTACCACTCCCTCTTCAATCATGAACTCGAGAGTGACAAAATGTGTGACATTAATATTCATCACTGTTAAAACCCTCTTTGCACCAGCCCATGAGCAGCCTCCTGGGTAGGGTCTGACACCCCTACAATAGTCGACCATATCATCATCCCACTTGAATTCAGCAAGTCTAACCTTCAGAGGCACGGCATTTGGAACTGTACTCTCTTTTGTCAATTCTGCGTACCTCTTGGACATGTTGTTGTAAAAGTTGAGGTCCAGGATTATGTCAGTGGAATCATAGTACTCAGGGAAATTGATTTGCCTCATACGCATTAGAAGCAGGACTTCATCTACATACTAAAGTAAAAGTAGTAAAACAGTTAGTTACTTAGTGCAACagattatctacttgttgcaacaactagttaACTTGGTGCAGCagattcaacaaaataaaggaaCTGTTGCAACAGCCAGTTaacttgctgcaacagattatctacttgttgcaacaacataCTGAATTAGATAGATATATACAAGTGTTGAAACTTACCCAATCCTCCCACCAAATTTCCATGCTTGTCATAGCCTTGAAGTCTTCTGCTCCAAATTCATGCATTGAGTACATGGTTCTCCCACTCTTTTTGGACTTGATTGCAGTCtcaacctttttctttctttgggcaTGTACAGGCTTGAAAATATCCACCTTCTTTAGCACTTTTGGCCCAACATCAAGAAGAGGAGTCTCAATTGACTTACTGGGAGTAGCAACAGGTCTTCTTGATCTAACTGATGCAAGTGCCTTGGCAATTGCTTTGCCCCTCCTCCGAACATGAACAGGAGTATAAGGTGAGGAAAGATTCTTTGATGGATTGATACCCCTCTTGGATATCAACCTCTGCATAGAAGTGTTTGTGGCTTCTTGGGCCCGCACCAATTCCTCCACCTTTCTAATCAAATTATCCATTTTGTCCTTGCAAGTGGTGCACTCACAAGCACATGAGGGCACCTTAGAAGTACCGGCACCAACATCAGCAAATCTTCTACCACTCAATCCACCACCACTAAAATTACCACCAAATCCGGAAAAATCACTCAATCCAGGAACTGGAGTAAATCCACCAATATTAGCATCATCATCTCTTAATTTTTCCCCAGCAATACTTGCTGGGACATCATCACCAagtccaccaccaccaccaccaacaacatcaacaggCTGAACAACACCACCAACAGCATCAGCACCACCAACAGCATCAACATCACCAAccaaatcaccaacaacaacatgaccACCACCACCAGCTACAACATCATCAACCCTAGTGATGGTCATCACTCCACCAATTCCCTTTGAACCCATCAATCAATCTGTCAGAGCACGATTCTTTGGGCACAAAGGTGACAAGGCATGGCATCTCCAACTCTCTTATTGTTGGGACAAGCCATGGGTTCACAACCTACAACAAGAAAGTAGATATATCATAATGGTGCTAAATCATAAAAAACAAAtcctatttaaaataaattatcagGTTGTTGCAAAAGGTTACACATctgttggacaatgtccaacaaATAGGTAACTTGTTGCAGCAGGTATCTTATCGTTGGAAAATTTTCCAACGGTAATGGGTaacttgatatttttgttgCGACGAGTTGATCATCTGTTGGATATTTTCCAACATGGGTAACTTTGGGTAATTATGTTGGACATTGTCCAAAGATGGGTAAGTTACTCATCTTGTTGTAAAAAACTAGTTTCATGTTATAATGATTCATCTgttgggtaacttgttgcaacgggTTAATTATCTCTTTGGACATTTTCCAACGGATGGGTAACTTGTTCAGTTACTCATGTTGTAAAAAACTAGTTTCATGTTATAGATTCATTTgttgggtaacttgttgcaacgggTTAATTATCTCTGTTGGACATTTTCCAACggatgggtaacttgttgcgaAAGAGTTACTCATTGTTGTAAAAAACTAGTTGCATGTTATAACAAATTTATCTgttgggtaacttgttgcaaaaAAGTTAATTATACGTTGGACATTTTCCAAcagatgggtaacttgttgcaacagatgcaTGTGTTGTTGCAGCAGATTATAAAAGCTGTTGCAACACCTAGTCATCTGTTGTGTTCTAATGCTTACAGCTTCCTTAGGGGGTTGAAAAGGTCAACACTCAATTTTGTGTTGTTCTGGCGTGAGCCATCTAAGAATTCTTGGATAGGTAACTTCTTCGGAGTATTCCTTGACTTGATGCACGAGGTGAGGAATGGCTTCAAATGCCCAAGCCTAGAAAAAAAGATGccatcaaaaattaaaatagtgattgaaataattttaaaaaaaaaaaaaaaaaaaaaggtaaaacattgaagaaaatttacCATGAAAGCCCAAGGGAAGCCATATAGGTTTTGTGTCTTCCCCGTTGGCTTCAAATCCTTCATCAAATATTCAACAATCAAGCTAAAGCTTTGAAAACCCCAGGCATAGTTGTTGAAGGCATCATAGTCCTCAGCAAGTTTAATCAATCCAAGCGGTATGTTGTAGTTTACATCTCTTGCCCAAAGAACATGTGCACAAACCAAACTAAGCACAGTGCCTCCTTGTGCTTTTTTGAGAAAGTTTTGGACTCCAAATCTTGCAACAATTTCTTTTGAGTGTAGCTCTTTCCCACTAAGTTTACCAAAGAGACATCATTCTTAGCTTTGGAACCCTTTGCTTTCTTGGCTGCCTTGGGTGTCCGGGCTGGCTTGGTTAATACAACAGTAGGAAGAGGCTCACAAGGATAACATCTCAATCCGGTAACTATGGCAAACTCCTTCATGCCAAAGCAAACCGGCATGCCACAATAATTGATCCAAATCTCATCCTTTCTATCACAAATAATCTTACGCTTCAAAAGCTCGAAACCATTGTCATTTGAAATCGGGCACCGTATCTTCAGCAAATCTAAATAGGGCCCAAAGCAACTAGCCCTAAAGAAATTCTCCAACCCCCGCCACGGAGAATGCCCCTGAAGGTGTCAAAGCCCTTGCCCATGGTTGATCTAACCACAAAATCACCGgacaaatccttatttccattcAGCGGCATCGTCACGCCGTACTTTTCAATGCTGAAACTCTTGACGACCTCCTCAATCGAAGGTCTATTGGGATCTGTGGCAATACTAGAAGACTCAACAAGATTGGCATCCACAttatgtttcctttttcttcttaactcGGCCAAGGTTTGATCTgttgattcttcttcttcattatcatTTTCAGTTTCTGCATCTTCTTCACCTCTTTCATCCCCTTCAGCTCCTTCATCcccttcatctccttcttcttcacctacttcttcttcatctccttctcttcatctccttcagcattttcttcattttcttcatctccttcaagaaatttttcatcatctttttcactttcttctctagtttcttcactttgttcatttttaTCACTTTCTTCTTCATGCCCAACAGAGGTTTCGTGAGTTTCTCTCTCTTTACGAAGCCCCGGTTTCACTAACTCTTTCCTCATTTGTTGATTGACAAATAGCGATCACAAGTTTATCTAATGGTGTTTGCACCTTAGCTCTTTT contains these protein-coding regions:
- the LOC132045918 gene encoding uncharacterized protein LOC132045918 gives rise to the protein MGSKGIGGVMTITRVDDVVAGGGGHVVVGDLVGDVDAVGGADAVGGVVQPVDVVGGGGGGLGDDVPASIAGEKLRDDDANIGGFTPVPGLSDFSGFGGNFSGGGLSGRRFADVGAGTSKVPSCACECTTCKDKMDNLIRKVEELVRAQEATNTSMQRLISKRGINPSKNLSSPYTPVHVRRRGKAIAKALASVRSRRPVATPSKSIETPLLDVGPKVLKKVDIFKPVHAQRKKKVETAIKSKKSGRTMYSMHEFGAEDFKAMTSMEIWWEDWYVDEVLLLMRMRQINFPEYYDSTDIILDLNFYNNMSKRYAELTKESTVPNAVPLKVRLAEFKWDDDMVDYCRGVRPYPGGCSWAGAKRVLTVMNINVTHFVTLEFMIEEGVVNVYDCNVPVYEESISFVSWSRLQNLPRNVTSKACGSWSIAFIEALLTGTTVTKPESLISDNSVGRMQWRWALGIIEKVLEP